Proteins encoded together in one Oceanobacillus iheyensis HTE831 window:
- a CDS encoding glycerate kinase: MELKKIVIAPDSFKESMTAKQAAVAIAKGIKTVFHQQLDLELIPMADGGEGTTQSLADALSGTIHSKIVNGPLGDPVTASYAISGDTKTAIIEMAEASGLALVPNEKRNPLKTSTYGTGQLIQAALDHNVEKIILGIGGSATNDGGAGVVEALGGRLLDSEGNSLPSNGGSLIHLNDIDVSNLDKRLQGVEIIVACDVDNPLLGEHGASAIYGPQKGADKKMVADLDSALSNYHDVVERVTKKSVKDIPGAGAAGGLGAGLLAVLQAKLEPGVEIVLKETNFHERVADADLVITGEGKIDGQTIYGKTPIGVAKAAKKFGVPVIALSGTLGADYEIVYDHGIDAAFSIVQGPCDLEDALENGPDYLEKLAGSVSRVLKI, from the coding sequence TTGGAATTGAAGAAAATCGTTATCGCACCGGATTCATTTAAGGAGAGTATGACAGCGAAACAAGCGGCAGTTGCAATTGCTAAAGGAATCAAAACTGTATTTCATCAACAGTTAGATCTCGAACTAATACCAATGGCAGACGGCGGTGAAGGAACAACTCAATCCCTTGCCGATGCACTTAGTGGAACCATACATTCAAAAATAGTTAACGGACCTTTAGGAGATCCGGTTACGGCTTCTTACGCAATTTCCGGTGACACAAAGACAGCAATTATTGAAATGGCAGAGGCGTCGGGACTTGCCCTTGTCCCTAATGAAAAACGAAATCCTTTAAAAACATCAACTTATGGTACAGGACAATTGATACAAGCCGCACTTGACCATAATGTAGAAAAAATCATTCTTGGCATTGGCGGAAGTGCTACCAATGATGGCGGCGCAGGTGTAGTGGAAGCATTAGGTGGCAGATTGTTAGACTCAGAAGGGAACTCTCTACCTTCAAACGGTGGAAGTCTAATCCACCTTAATGATATCGATGTAAGTAATTTAGATAAAAGATTACAAGGTGTAGAAATAATCGTTGCTTGTGATGTTGACAACCCATTATTAGGAGAGCATGGTGCAAGTGCAATTTATGGGCCGCAAAAAGGTGCAGATAAAAAAATGGTAGCTGACCTTGATTCAGCTCTGAGTAATTACCATGACGTAGTAGAACGAGTAACAAAGAAATCAGTGAAAGATATCCCGGGAGCTGGCGCAGCTGGAGGACTTGGCGCTGGATTACTAGCAGTACTTCAGGCAAAGCTCGAACCTGGTGTAGAAATCGTCTTGAAAGAAACCAATTTTCATGAACGAGTAGCTGATGCTGATCTTGTCATCACTGGTGAAGGAAAAATCGATGGGCAAACCATCTATGGGAAAACCCCTATTGGCGTTGCCAAGGCTGCGAAAAAGTTCGGTGTTCCAGTTATAGCTCTAAGTGGAACGTTAGGTGCGGATTATGAAATAGTCTATGACCACGGTATCGACGCTGCATTTAGTATTGTTCAAGGTCCTTGTGATTTAGAAGATGCCTTAGAGAATGGACCAGACTATTTGGAAAAATTGGCAGGTAGTGTTAGTCGAGTATTAAAAATATGA
- a CDS encoding LLM class flavin-dependent oxidoreductase, which produces MPKQIHFNGFVQNSPSPHSTGLWKHEKDRGINHNRLNYWTEIAQILERGKFDALFIADVLGTYSVYGKNHDAATRGAVQLPAHDPLLPITAMAAVTEHLGFAPTISTTYAQPYVLSRQLSTLDHLTGGRVGWNVVTSYLESEAVNMGLTERLPKELRYNRADEFLDVVYKLWEHSWEEDSVTYDRSNDSFADPEKVHLINHSGEFFNLPGPHLVEPSPQRTPVLFQAGASPKGRDFAAKHAEAVFTKQTSIESLKNYSADIRKRAQANGRNADDVKIFPMMLPIVGSTEAEAIAKYEDFVNHISYEGTASLLSGHTGIDFSEYDPDQYIEDIETEAVQGNLDLYTKDPHRKWTLREAIKNHGLGNGCPKFVGTPEQIADQIQKWAVEADIDGFNVALATSPDTFGDFVDHVVPILQERGIYRTEYEGTTLRENLFGKGKKRLAENHIAKQLGIVHT; this is translated from the coding sequence ATGCCAAAGCAAATTCATTTTAATGGATTCGTACAAAATTCACCATCCCCTCATTCAACGGGACTATGGAAACATGAAAAAGATCGCGGAATAAATCATAATCGTTTAAATTACTGGACGGAAATTGCACAAATACTTGAACGCGGGAAATTTGACGCGTTATTTATTGCCGATGTGTTAGGTACGTACAGTGTATATGGGAAAAATCATGATGCAGCGACAAGAGGTGCCGTACAACTACCTGCACACGATCCTTTACTTCCGATTACAGCGATGGCTGCAGTTACCGAGCATCTCGGTTTTGCACCAACCATATCTACCACTTATGCTCAACCGTATGTATTGTCACGTCAGCTCTCCACTTTAGATCATTTAACCGGAGGCAGAGTTGGGTGGAATGTCGTAACTTCCTATTTGGAAAGTGAAGCAGTCAATATGGGTTTAACGGAAAGGTTGCCGAAAGAATTACGTTATAATCGAGCAGATGAATTTTTGGATGTGGTCTACAAGCTTTGGGAACACAGCTGGGAAGAGGATTCGGTGACCTATGACCGTTCCAATGACTCTTTTGCTGACCCAGAGAAAGTTCATTTAATTAATCATAGCGGTGAGTTTTTTAATTTGCCTGGACCACACTTAGTTGAGCCTTCACCACAACGAACGCCAGTATTATTCCAAGCTGGAGCATCTCCAAAGGGAAGAGATTTTGCGGCAAAACATGCAGAGGCCGTTTTCACAAAGCAGACATCAATTGAATCGTTGAAGAATTATTCTGCCGACATTCGAAAGCGTGCTCAAGCAAATGGAAGAAATGCAGATGACGTCAAAATATTCCCGATGATGTTACCGATTGTTGGCTCAACAGAAGCAGAGGCGATTGCGAAGTATGAAGACTTCGTGAATCATATCAGTTATGAAGGCACAGCTTCTTTACTATCAGGACATACAGGAATTGATTTTTCAGAGTATGATCCAGATCAATATATTGAAGATATTGAAACAGAAGCAGTGCAAGGAAATCTAGATTTATATACGAAAGACCCGCATCGAAAATGGACGTTACGTGAAGCAATAAAAAATCATGGTCTTGGAAATGGTTGCCCGAAGTTTGTCGGTACTCCAGAACAGATTGCTGATCAAATACAAAAGTGGGCTGTTGAAGCTGATATAGACGGTTTTAATGTCGCATTAGCAACTTCTCCTGATACCTTCGGAGATTTTGTTGATCACGTAGTACCTATATTACAAGAACGGGGAATCTATCGAACGGAGTATGAAGGAACTACGTTACGTGAAAATTTATTCGGTAAAGGGAAAAAACGATTGGCAGAAAATCATATAGCGAAGCAACTA
- a CDS encoding copper homeostasis protein CutC, producing the protein MTILYIEAIVQTVEEAIQAEKFGVDRLELVSGMKEGGLTPSYGTIKQVLEHVNIPVQIMIRPHSYHFAYTKCELDTIYEDIRNVVELGGKGIVFGALHQDNTINMNALETVASISDELDITVHRAFDEVPSLEEAFLSIAKCRNVQRILTSGGAPNCIEGKHSLKNLVSLAKSTGGPSILPGGGLNVNNIDEIHHVVHADQYHFGSGVQIDGDFSKGLDAEKVQIVKGISSTKE; encoded by the coding sequence GTGACAATATTGTATATCGAAGCAATTGTGCAGACAGTGGAAGAAGCAATACAAGCAGAAAAATTTGGTGTGGATCGATTAGAGTTAGTATCAGGAATGAAAGAAGGAGGACTAACTCCAAGTTATGGAACAATTAAACAAGTATTGGAACATGTAAATATACCAGTACAAATAATGATTCGTCCGCATAGCTATCATTTTGCTTATACAAAGTGTGAATTAGATACAATATATGAGGATATTCGAAATGTCGTAGAATTGGGTGGAAAAGGAATTGTTTTTGGTGCTTTGCATCAGGATAATACAATAAATATGAATGCGCTAGAAACGGTGGCAAGCATCTCTGATGAGTTGGATATTACGGTACATCGGGCATTTGATGAAGTTCCTTCTTTGGAAGAAGCTTTTTTGTCCATTGCTAAGTGTAGGAATGTACAGCGTATTTTAACGTCTGGTGGTGCTCCGAATTGTATAGAAGGAAAGCATTCATTAAAGAACTTAGTTTCATTAGCGAAGTCCACTGGTGGACCAAGCATATTACCAGGCGGTGGCTTAAATGTGAATAATATCGATGAAATACACCATGTTGTTCATGCAGACCAATATCATTTTGGATCAGGTGTCCAAATTGATGGTGATTTTTCAAAAGGTTTAGATGCTGAGAAAGTGCAGATAGTCAAAGGTATTTCTTCAACCAAAGAATGA
- a CDS encoding GntP family permease — translation MEIEVSALGAIIGLIISIVMILKKIPPVYGLMTGALIGGLIGGTNIVDTVSLMVSGAQGIIPSVLRILAAGVLAGILIESGAAAKIAQSIVAKFGEKRALLALALATMFLTAVGVFVDVAVITVAPIALVIASNAGISRMAILLAMVGGGKAGNVMSPNPNTIAVSDAFDVPLISVMGAGVVPAIFGIITTYIIAKKIASRGTMIEEKEIEQSEEYTLPSLFTSLLGPIVAIILLALRPLFDISIDPIIALPVGGLIGIIAMGQWRKTNDYIKTGLEKMAPVAILLIGTGTLAGIIQNSRIDTVLISALEGLGLPAFSLAPVSGIFMSGATASTTAGATVASSVFASTLLEMGVAALGGAAMIHAGSTVIDHMPHGSFFHATAGSVGMQVKERLKLIPYETLVGLTIAIVSTIIYGIIPLFF, via the coding sequence ATGGAAATAGAAGTAAGTGCACTCGGTGCAATTATCGGTTTAATTATATCTATTGTAATGATATTAAAGAAAATTCCGCCAGTATATGGTCTAATGACTGGGGCATTAATTGGCGGTTTGATAGGCGGTACCAATATTGTTGATACCGTAAGCCTAATGGTTAGCGGTGCCCAAGGAATTATTCCATCCGTTTTAAGAATCTTGGCTGCAGGAGTACTTGCAGGTATCCTTATTGAATCAGGAGCAGCAGCTAAAATAGCACAATCTATCGTAGCAAAATTTGGTGAGAAACGTGCCCTATTAGCACTCGCATTAGCAACGATGTTCTTAACAGCAGTCGGCGTGTTTGTTGATGTAGCAGTAATTACCGTTGCCCCTATTGCTCTTGTGATCGCTTCGAATGCGGGAATATCTAGAATGGCGATTTTACTAGCAATGGTCGGTGGAGGAAAAGCAGGTAATGTGATGTCTCCTAACCCAAATACGATCGCAGTTTCTGATGCGTTCGATGTCCCGTTGATTTCTGTGATGGGAGCAGGCGTTGTTCCTGCTATATTTGGTATTATTACTACGTATATCATCGCGAAAAAAATCGCGTCACGTGGAACGATGATCGAAGAAAAAGAAATTGAACAATCCGAAGAGTACACTTTACCATCATTGTTTACATCCTTACTTGGTCCTATTGTTGCAATTATTCTACTTGCATTACGACCTCTTTTTGATATAAGTATTGACCCAATAATCGCACTTCCTGTCGGAGGATTAATTGGAATAATTGCCATGGGACAATGGCGTAAAACGAATGACTATATTAAAACTGGTCTAGAAAAAATGGCACCTGTAGCTATTCTGTTGATCGGTACAGGTACACTAGCCGGAATTATCCAAAATTCACGTATTGATACAGTGTTAATAAGTGCTTTAGAAGGACTCGGTTTACCAGCATTCTCACTTGCTCCAGTCTCTGGGATATTTATGTCAGGTGCAACCGCATCAACTACAGCAGGGGCTACAGTAGCAAGTAGTGTATTTGCTTCTACCTTACTCGAAATGGGAGTAGCAGCGCTAGGCGGTGCAGCAATGATCCATGCAGGTTCAACGGTAATTGACCATATGCCCCACGGAAGTTTCTTCCATGCAACAGCAGGAAGTGTTGGAATGCAAGTAAAGGAACGATTAAAATTAATTCCTTACGAAACATTGGTAGGGTTAACAATCGCAATTGTATCTACGATAATATACGGAATTATACCGTTGTTCTTTTAA
- a CDS encoding carboxymuconolactone decarboxylase family protein yields MPTIKTESLYKKSYFSRIQELKEFAPEVFHSFFAFNNKALEEGKLSVKQKELIAVAVAHITGCPYCIELHVGNVKKQGADKEEVTEAIFVATALKAGSSLAHGVNGLNAYDENGDDELYKASYFKRLQELSETSEDAFKAFLTFDGATLEEGKLTVKEKELIAVASAHTTGCAYCIDLHTKNAKKAGASKDELSEAIFVAVALKAGSALAHSVNALNAYDDE; encoded by the coding sequence ATGCCAACTATAAAAACAGAGAGTCTTTATAAAAAATCGTATTTCAGTCGTATTCAAGAGTTAAAGGAATTTGCACCAGAAGTATTTCATTCGTTCTTTGCTTTTAATAACAAAGCACTTGAAGAAGGGAAGCTTTCGGTGAAGCAAAAAGAATTAATTGCAGTGGCGGTTGCCCATATTACAGGTTGTCCATATTGTATTGAACTCCATGTTGGAAATGTGAAAAAGCAAGGCGCGGATAAAGAGGAAGTAACTGAAGCGATATTTGTTGCTACTGCATTAAAAGCAGGTTCCTCATTAGCGCATGGAGTAAATGGATTAAATGCATATGACGAAAATGGTGATGATGAGTTGTATAAAGCTTCTTACTTTAAACGACTACAGGAACTAAGTGAAACAAGCGAAGATGCTTTTAAAGCTTTCTTGACATTTGATGGAGCAACTTTGGAAGAAGGTAAACTTACAGTAAAAGAAAAAGAGCTGATAGCTGTAGCCTCTGCACATACAACAGGATGTGCGTATTGCATTGATTTGCATACGAAAAATGCCAAAAAAGCTGGTGCGAGTAAAGATGAGCTATCCGAGGCAATTTTTGTAGCAGTTGCTCTTAAAGCAGGTTCTGCTTTAGCACATAGTGTCAATGCGTTAAATGCTTACGATGATGAATAG
- a CDS encoding catalase — protein MTKGNNDEQNNSRNYSQGFGSQGLHGYPGNASDKSHANPAAFNWNIDLPAEIHSQTVGKRGPILKQDNIEHETLQTFIHEKITERPVHVKGWGAFGYFETLYSMSDYTTLSFLQIPGTQVPVFVRFSLAVSTKGTPDTSRNVRGFATKFYSEDGIFDLICNHIPVFSVRDTIRFPEAIKAFLPSPVNNLIDPTRYWNFVARAPESLLFTLLVYSNLGTVKSLRHLPGHSVNTYVWKNAEGKRYFIKYTWAPIAGEEYIRNEEAVKLAGENPDIAGQDLHDAIERGEPVEYGLYIQIMDPKDAASLPYDPLDDTKLWDQQQFPFKPVGVMKLNKNPDNYMEQVEKAAFSPTNLLEGVELSDDKMLQGRANIYSDSQRYRIGPDFRNVPVNNQSNWWPGDLVTSGDGRFVEGELQRSDIEKQDDFTQPGLFYESLSEEDKEDLITNMAEGLSVVSNDVFNTVHGYIQEASRDLANRLNKTVILKRKK, from the coding sequence ATGACTAAAGGAAATAACGATGAGCAGAATAATTCTCGTAATTATTCACAAGGGTTTGGGAGTCAAGGACTACATGGATATCCAGGGAATGCGAGCGATAAATCCCATGCGAATCCCGCTGCTTTTAACTGGAATATTGATCTTCCAGCAGAAATTCATTCACAGACGGTTGGAAAACGTGGTCCAATTTTAAAACAGGACAATATCGAGCATGAAACATTACAGACATTTATTCATGAAAAGATTACCGAAAGACCAGTTCATGTAAAAGGTTGGGGGGCGTTTGGTTATTTTGAAACATTGTATTCTATGAGCGACTATACAACTTTATCTTTTCTACAGATACCAGGTACACAAGTGCCAGTATTTGTGCGATTCTCCTTAGCAGTCAGTACGAAGGGAACGCCTGATACTTCAAGAAATGTACGAGGATTTGCGACTAAATTTTACAGTGAAGATGGTATATTTGATTTGATCTGCAATCATATTCCTGTTTTTTCTGTTCGCGACACCATTCGTTTTCCAGAAGCGATTAAAGCATTTTTACCATCTCCAGTAAATAACTTAATCGATCCGACACGCTATTGGAACTTTGTAGCACGCGCACCTGAATCACTTCTCTTTACACTACTTGTTTATTCTAATCTTGGCACAGTGAAAAGTTTACGTCATTTGCCTGGGCATAGTGTAAATACCTATGTATGGAAAAATGCAGAAGGAAAACGGTATTTTATTAAATATACGTGGGCACCGATAGCCGGAGAGGAATATATTCGTAATGAAGAAGCGGTTAAATTAGCTGGTGAAAATCCAGATATTGCAGGGCAAGATTTACATGATGCAATTGAAAGAGGGGAGCCAGTCGAATATGGATTATATATACAGATTATGGATCCAAAAGATGCTGCCAGTTTACCCTATGATCCATTAGATGATACGAAGTTATGGGATCAACAACAATTTCCTTTTAAACCAGTAGGAGTTATGAAATTAAATAAAAATCCAGACAATTATATGGAACAGGTAGAGAAAGCAGCATTTTCGCCTACGAATTTATTAGAAGGTGTTGAGCTTTCGGATGATAAGATGCTGCAAGGAAGAGCTAATATATATTCTGATTCACAGCGTTATCGTATTGGTCCTGATTTTCGTAATGTTCCAGTAAATAATCAATCTAATTGGTGGCCAGGTGACTTAGTGACAAGCGGTGATGGTCGATTTGTTGAAGGGGAGCTACAGCGGTCAGATATTGAAAAACAAGATGATTTTACACAACCCGGACTTTTTTATGAATCATTGTCAGAAGAAGATAAGGAAGATTTAATAACTAATATGGCGGAAGGACTTTCGGTTGTTTCTAATGATGTATTTAACACTGTCCATGGCTATATACAGGAAGCATCTAGAGATTTAGCGAACAGATTGAATAAAACTGTAATACTGAAGCGAAAAAAATAG
- a CDS encoding CdaR family transcriptional regulator — translation MTILTEQLASQIVQRTMSIIHANINIMDRTGTIIASGNPSRIGQLHDGAVQVIKEKRTIEIDTSGATHWQSSQSGINLPITFQNNIIGVIGITGPPDKIRDYSQLIQMGAELTLEQAFLTNEIQQNKQIRQNQITNILLGTEQDQTYIQERAHYAKLDIQTTYAVIIIFTPVLDKKHTEEVEKHIQSWLNHEDEHIRLFTNQHLILKKEIGYSNPAHIKDILVEKHKNSSIPNMTIAVGSYLTGVDGWRQSYQQAQKIIEVTKTLYPSGGVWNYEDLSLEILAYDLLKNKPQSAKELTTTYQRILTESDGIQLHQTLQTYIEENGKVSITSDKLFIHRNTLTYRLDKIHQITGKDPRNINHLLELKMASLLYDLESN, via the coding sequence ATGACCATCTTAACAGAACAATTAGCAAGTCAAATCGTCCAACGCACTATGTCCATTATACATGCCAATATAAATATTATGGATCGAACAGGAACAATCATCGCTTCAGGTAACCCTTCTAGAATTGGTCAGTTACATGATGGCGCTGTTCAAGTAATTAAAGAAAAACGAACGATCGAAATTGACACATCAGGAGCGACTCATTGGCAAAGCTCTCAATCAGGGATTAACTTACCGATTACTTTTCAAAACAATATTATAGGTGTTATCGGGATAACAGGCCCCCCTGATAAAATCCGTGATTATTCTCAATTAATCCAAATGGGAGCTGAACTAACTTTAGAGCAAGCTTTTTTAACAAATGAAATCCAGCAAAACAAACAAATTCGCCAAAATCAAATTACGAATATTCTTTTGGGTACAGAACAAGATCAAACATATATTCAAGAAAGAGCTCACTATGCAAAACTAGATATCCAAACAACCTATGCTGTGATTATAATATTTACTCCCGTCTTAGATAAAAAACATACAGAAGAGGTAGAGAAACATATTCAATCTTGGCTAAATCATGAAGATGAACATATCCGATTATTTACAAATCAACATCTTATACTTAAAAAGGAAATTGGATATTCTAACCCTGCTCATATAAAGGATATATTAGTAGAAAAGCATAAGAATTCTTCCATCCCCAATATGACAATTGCAGTCGGGTCTTATTTAACGGGAGTAGACGGTTGGAGACAATCCTATCAACAAGCTCAAAAAATAATCGAAGTCACAAAAACGTTGTATCCCTCCGGTGGGGTTTGGAATTATGAAGACTTAAGTCTCGAAATCTTGGCTTATGATTTGCTCAAGAATAAACCGCAGTCAGCGAAAGAGCTGACTACGACATATCAACGCATTCTTACAGAGAGTGATGGAATACAACTGCATCAAACATTACAAACTTATATCGAAGAAAACGGAAAAGTGTCCATTACATCTGATAAGCTATTTATTCATCGAAATACATTGACCTATCGACTCGATAAAATACATCAAATCACTGGAAAAGATCCTAGAAATATCAATCATCTTCTAGAATTAAAAATGGCAAGCCTTTTGTATGATCTAGAATCAAACTAA